The stretch of DNA AAAATATTTACATCAGCGCTAACCCACTGTTCTGGAGGAAGTTTTTTGGTTAATTTTTTTAGCCAAGCCATATTATTTGGAGTAACGTTTCGATAGATTGGTTTTACCCAGTATTTGGATTTATGCAATTTTTTAATTCTATTTCGAGAAGCTATTGCGATGATTGTGTCTTTTCCGAGCGTATCCCCTGCTAGAAATTCGTAATCCTTGGTATCGTCTGGAATTTTTATTTCTTCGTTGAAAATCATATTATCTTGTTCATCTTCATTCGGATAAAGTAAGTTTAGATTTCCATTGCTTTGCAAAGTGAGTAGATAGAGATACGCAGCTTGTGGTAATTTTACATTTATTTTAACTGATTGCCCAGGGCGATAATTCCTATAATTCGTTTCAAGTGAAATTCCCATGTCATTAGAAGAAGGGGAGTTCGCGAATAGTAGTAATAGAGGAATTAGAAAAATTAACCGTTTCATCCCTTGAGAATTTAACAGATTTTTATTTTGTCAACAAAGATAGTTGGAAAAAACGGTGACAAGAAAAATAGATTCAAAAGATTGTAAAGGACAGATGAACGAAGATTACTTACCAAGAAACAATTTCGAATTTTTTACAATCTCATTTACTCAAATTACAATCCTAATTTTTTGTTATATTCTATTAATGGTATTATCTCAATTTACGATCGCTACGGTAGCTCTGCAAAATCGAATTCCGGAAGAAGTAGTAGATATGAACGACGAGGAAAAAAAGGCATTTCAAGAGAAAACCGTAAAAGAATTTGAAGTAATAATTAAAAACAATCCAGAAAAAATGAAGCAGGAATATCTGGAAGCAATAACAAATACAACTCCTAGTCTTTTATTTGTTCAAAATATTTTATGGCTAGTTTGTTTTGTAATTCCTATGTACTTTTTTTTCAACAAAGTAATCCGAGTGAAAGTAAACGATTTAATGGATGAACTTGGGTCAAAACAATTAAGCAGCGGATTTTTAGCTGGAACTGGCATATTTTTACTTATGTTAATGGTCTCATATTTATTTTCATTATTTGACTTTAAACCTAAAAGTAACGAATTTGAAATTCGATTATTTACAAATTTAAAAGGAAATTTTTATTTATTAGCTTGGTCTGTATATTCGATTGGGCTTATTACAGGAATTATAGAAGAAGTAATTTTTCGCGGATTCCTACTGACGCATTTTAAAAATAGAGGTTTTGCGAAAGAAGGATTAGTTTTTACTTCAGCAATTTTCGGAATGATGCATTTTTCTTTTGATGCTTCTCCAATTGTGCCAGTTATTTTGACCTTTGTAGGTTTTTTATTTGGGACTATTTATTTAAAATTTCGTAATATTTGGGTTTCGGTTGGAGCACATGCTACTTATAATTCACTTGGTTTGATTGTAGCTTACTTTTTGGGAGATCAATTTTTGTGAAAAAAAATAGAATAATTTTTATATACTGCCTTTTCATTTTTACTTTTTCGTTATATTCCTCTGAGTCTTTTGAAAGTTCGATGACTGTTGAAGATACAAATTTACGAGTAGTAAAACTTTTGAATAAAATTACTGATAATTCTATTCGTATTATGGAGTCGACAGGTGGTTTTAATTATAGATATAAGAGCGGTTTAATAAGCCCCTTTCGATTCAATGTTTACGTAGGAAGATTCACAAAAAAATCGGAAGATTCTATTGTTCGAATTGAAGCCACAAAAAATGGGGAAGCTAAACTTTTAAAAACAATTCTAGAAGTGGAATTAAATAAAAATTCAGAAGAATTTAAATTTGAACAAGCTCTCGATCCTAAATATCATCTAATATCCCAGTCACTCAACTTGATCACTCCGGCAGCGAGTGTTTTTTATAATTCTTACCGGTCGCCTTTTTACACTACATCTGATACAGTTATAAAAATGTCGACCTACATCGCAATTGATATGTTTATTTTGGCACTTGCAGCATTTTATATTAATAATAACAATGTCGGGGAAAAAAATATTTACGCAGACATCTACAATAAAAAGGGACCGCAGAAGGGAATGTTTGATAATCCGCACGGCGGAATCGTATTAGCCGCACTAGCTATACCTAGAATTTATAGAAGTGTGGAAGCATATCACGACACAGCCGCACAAAACAGAATTGCTGAGCTTTCTTATACGTATCGATTTTAATTTCTAATCTATTCTATTTAATATGCATGTTGGACA from Leptospiraceae bacterium encodes:
- a CDS encoding CPBP family intramembrane metalloprotease — its product is MTRKIDSKDCKGQMNEDYLPRNNFEFFTISFTQITILIFCYILLMVLSQFTIATVALQNRIPEEVVDMNDEEKKAFQEKTVKEFEVIIKNNPEKMKQEYLEAITNTTPSLLFVQNILWLVCFVIPMYFFFNKVIRVKVNDLMDELGSKQLSSGFLAGTGIFLLMLMVSYLFSLFDFKPKSNEFEIRLFTNLKGNFYLLAWSVYSIGLITGIIEEVIFRGFLLTHFKNRGFAKEGLVFTSAIFGMMHFSFDASPIVPVILTFVGFLFGTIYLKFRNIWVSVGAHATYNSLGLIVAYFLGDQFL